Part of the Spinacia oleracea cultivar Varoflay chromosome 5, BTI_SOV_V1, whole genome shotgun sequence genome, ACAGGACTTATTCTGCATTAAGAGTGTTATTGGCGACACTTCCGAATTTTCGATTAATTTTTGTAGTGCTAAAATGTAATGTTAACtatccatattttattgtttaaagaTCATAATGGAGGTACATGGATTTCGTGGATGTGCATATATATGCTGCCAATATTTCCATTCTATTAATAGGAAATCTAAAGAAGATAGGATATTATAACATGTCAGACAATAAGTTATTTGAACATGAAAGAAAGTAGTTGAGCACATGAGAAGCTCTAGGTTTACCTCAACTGGATTGATCCCAACATCGATGATAACAGCACCAGGCTTAATCCAGCTACCCCTAACCATGTTTGCTTGTCCTACAGCAGAAATGATAATATCTGCTTCTTTTATTATATCCTCGGGATTGTTTGTTCTAGAATGAACAATAGTAACAGTAGCATCTTCCCTCTGCAAACATAAGTGTTTGTTCATATAACGTGTTGGAGTGCAAGTAtccataaaaacaagaaaggaaAGTTCAATATAGACATGGATTTCCTGCATACAGGAAGAACATGAACGAACATAAAGAACTTACTTGTAGCAAAAGAGCAGCCGGCATCCCAACTATATTACTACGGCCAATCACAACTGCCTTTTTCCCTTTTATTTGAATTCCATATCTATGCAATAGCTCTATGCACCCTTTGGGTGTACATGGTACAAACAAGGGTTCTCTACCCCGCATTGCAAGACGACCAATATTCAGAGGGTGAAATCCATCAACATCCTTTTCTATTCCAACAGCATTCAAAATTTTCTCCTCATTCATATGCTACAAAACCCATTAAGGAAAGCAAGAATTTTATCAGCATATCaatcaaaaaataatttgttCGAAAAAGTGACAAGGAGTCCGCAGAATACAGGAAATAAATGTTAGAGAAATTAGACAGTCGCCAACATGTATCTCATATCTAGGCTTTGTTTTGTTTGGCGAAAAATGTTTTCAGTGAAAAATGATATTCCATTGAAAACATTTCCAAGGAAAAACAAAAGTCCAAACTAGTTTCCTTTATTTGgttccttataaaaaaaaattcatagaaaaaggaaaatgtgGTGAAGATTGTTGGGAAGAAGGAAGAGGGAGGTAAGTTGGAAAAGTAGAAAGGTGGTTTCCCTTCCTCATAATGGAAAtgggttttccacctttgagggagttatgGAAAGTTGTTTTTCACCCCTTGCCAAACCAGACaatgtaaaatgattgaaagtgggaaattgctttccatgaaaacgtttacaccaaaccaaacactcCTCTAGTGTGGTGTACACTACATTTCAGGCAACATCCCATAAAAGTAAATGTTGTTTAAAAGAAAGTTGTCAACTATTCTGTCAAGAGGACAATTCCTATTGAAAATTATCCAGGAAAATACAGGTAAACACGACAGTAAAGAACCAATTTCTGACAGATACCTTAACCAGCACCTTTCTGGAGTTTTGGTATATGTATCACAGACTACAAACACGCTACTTTACAAGAGTCAGCATAGAACACATAATAGTACTGACCTAATAAAACAATCATCTTTGAATCTCTCCCCAGAGTAAATAATAGCAGAATAAGTTTCAGTCTCAAGATATAACCACAACTTATACACAAGATGAACCAATGCATACCTTAGGAAGAGGTAACTGAACAAGTATTCCATGAACTGAAGGATCCTCATTGAACCTAGTTATAGAGTTGAGCACTTCCTGTTCTGTTGTATCTCCTGGCAAATTTACTTCGAAAGAATTAATCCCCACTGCATCACAAGCTTTCTTCTTATTACGAACATAAGTTGCAGAGTCCTTTCTATCCCCAACAAGGATCACAGCCAACCCCGGAACAATACCAGTAGCTTCTCTCATTCTCGCTATTTCAACAGCTATCTCCTCCCTTATTTGCTTCGCCACCGACTTACCATCAATCACTATTGCAGAACTCTCGGTTGCCATTTTAGCTGTAACAGAAACTTGCAAAGAGTCATTCCATGTTTTCTTTAATGAGTACCTAAACTACAGCATTTCAACTGCCATAATCATGAAACACGGACGGAATTCTTAGTTAATTCAAATGTCATCGTGAACTCTTAGAAGGAACCTAGACATCAGAGCTCCAATTTTACAACAACATCAACACAATTTCTCAACAATTTGAGTTAAATCCACAGTAAACCCACCAATTTCCACAAGCCCAAATCAAATtcaacagaaaaaaaaattaatacagaaaaatgcaaaaaaaaattcagttaGCCTTGGAGGTGTTCGATAAAATGCGCCAAtgaatttccaaaaaaaaatacagaaaAAAGTATACAGAAAAGAACGAAAACCCAGATACTAAATTGGCACAAACAAAACAATAAAGAGAAAAGGGATGATCTTAATTGCATCAATTAACGAATTTTCTTGACAAAAGAAGGATTAATACCTGAAACAAAAGTTGAGGAAACATGAGCTtgaaaggaggagagagaaggtaagAAAGACCTTGAGGAGGTAAGAGGTAAAAAAACCcgaagagagaaagagagaacgCTGCAGCTACGGTGGAGTTTGTGGCAGCGGAGTGGAAGAAGACGAGCAGTCGTGGAGGATGAACAGTCAGAGAAAATCATGGAAGCCATTTTTTTTCCTGGGGTTGCTTGAGAATATGACTTGTGTCGTCTTAATATGTCGTTAGATGACTATGAGGGTGGCAAAGGGGAGGGTTTCTAAACGTGACATGGACACAAGTGATCCAAATACAATCATCTTGAGTACCAATACATAATATGTCAGTACCAAAATATAAAATTGTTTAGAAATACCAGCAATATAAGTCATATGTGTTATTATTGGTATTCACATAATTTGTATTGGTACATGGTACTAACAtattctgtattggtactcCAAATTCTGTATTGGTACAAGTCACTTGTGACAAAGACTTCCTCTGGCAAAGGGTTTATTTAGGGCTTTAAAgtgacttttttttaaaaagtttctATTGGAATTACAAGAATCTTCGTGAAGTACAAACAATGCCGAACAGAGCACCAAGTCATGGTCAAGATGGATTGCAAGCTGCAACTTGCAAGTAACTCGAACTCGAACTCGAACTTGAACTCAGACTTGAATTCGAACTCAGACTCAAAATTGAGTTCGAACCCAGACTCAAAATCTTTCCGTGGCGTATCCAAAATCAGAAAATGTTTCAAATTTAAAGGTAACTTGTTTGAAATTTAACTGCCCATCCTGGCCATAAGAAGtcatttcctttttcttttgtttgataaaaAATAAGAAGTCATTTTCTATTCATAAACCACTACTACCTGTTCACATAAGGGAGTTGCAAAGGACAAAATCAAACAAGAGATAATTTTTCCAAATCCCACTCATTTCCAAAGAAGAGCTCTTAAAAGAGTTTGACTTTGAACACTTGATTTCTGTTAAAGTTTAGGTCTCAATAGTGGACTTAACTTCTCCTTTCAGGTCTCGTTCTTCAGAAAGGGCATGGtatagaacatctgttagaatTTGTAAGAGCTCCTCTGTTTACGATTAGAAAAAAGAACAGCCAAAATTTTGGATTCCTTTCAGAAAATGAACATGAATATTTGTCATCATTGATCAACGATGAATTTTTTTGAACAATGAATCAAAGGAGGTACGAGTATATTGAATATTATTGCCAAAATTTTCTATACAAATTAACCTAACGAGACTGTAATCAACCTATACAGTTTTTTCTGTTGTCTTCTTCGCTAACTGATGCATACTCATATTGCCAGTGTTCCGTCAATAATTGGGTTATCATATCATCTGATGGATCCAGCGGTTGAGACTTGGGTTTGGTCATGACACGAGAATATCCATAACCTAGAGA contains:
- the LOC110788131 gene encoding bifunctional protein FolD 4, chloroplastic-like isoform X2 — its product is MASMIFSDCSSSTTARLLPLRCHKLHRSCSVLSFSLRVFLPLTSSRSFLPSLSSFQAHVSSTFVSAKMATESSAIVIDGKSVAKQIREEIAVEIARMREATGIVPGLAVILVGDRKDSATYVRNKKKACDAVGINSFEVNLPGDTTEQEVLNSITRFNEDPSVHGILVQLPLPKHMNEEKILNAVGIEKDVDGFHPLNIGRLAMRGREPLFVPCTPKGCIELLHRYGIQIKGKKAVVIGRSNIVGMPAALLLQREDATVTIVHSRTNNPEDIIKEADIIISAVGQANMVRGSWIKPGAVIIDVGINPVEDPESPRGYRLVGDVCYEEVVKVASAVTPVPGGVGPMTIAMLLSNTLSSAKRMHNFN
- the LOC110788131 gene encoding bifunctional protein FolD 4, chloroplastic-like isoform X1; this translates as MASMIFSDCSSSTTARLLPLRCHKLHRSCSVLSFSLRVFLPLTSSRSFLPSLSSFQAHVSSTFVSVSVTAKMATESSAIVIDGKSVAKQIREEIAVEIARMREATGIVPGLAVILVGDRKDSATYVRNKKKACDAVGINSFEVNLPGDTTEQEVLNSITRFNEDPSVHGILVQLPLPKHMNEEKILNAVGIEKDVDGFHPLNIGRLAMRGREPLFVPCTPKGCIELLHRYGIQIKGKKAVVIGRSNIVGMPAALLLQREDATVTIVHSRTNNPEDIIKEADIIISAVGQANMVRGSWIKPGAVIIDVGINPVEDPESPRGYRLVGDVCYEEVVKVASAVTPVPGGVGPMTIAMLLSNTLSSAKRMHNFN